The following are encoded in a window of Clostridium thermarum genomic DNA:
- a CDS encoding DUF6385 domain-containing protein: protein MLTKKNIIYTGDAGKQFKESSYKVTTSANYCNSKEVNTSQYSIITFFAVNEGGDCATVKLQISPNNSLYIDDGEQVAIKPGEMKAFVPMIFAKYTRLCYKSSGSNSTILKIIVQGWV from the coding sequence ATGCTTACAAAAAAGAACATTATATATACAGGAGATGCGGGGAAACAGTTTAAGGAAAGTTCCTACAAGGTTACCACTTCGGCAAATTACTGTAATTCTAAAGAAGTAAACACGTCACAGTATTCCATAATCACTTTTTTTGCCGTGAACGAAGGGGGAGACTGTGCTACAGTGAAGCTCCAAATAAGTCCAAATAACTCTCTATATATAGATGATGGAGAGCAGGTTGCTATAAAACCCGGTGAAATGAAGGCTTTTGTTCCCATGATATTTGCAAAGTATACCCGGTTATGTTATAAATCATCGGGAAGTAACAGTACTATTTTGAAAATTATAGTACAAGGATGGGTATGA
- a CDS encoding tRNA threonylcarbamoyladenosine dehydratase: protein MAQHSLSRTELLIGKEALEKLRNSKVVVFGIGGVGSFAVEALARSGVGKLVLIDDDTLCLTNINRQIHATMKTISKSKVEVMKERVLLINPKCEVTTFETFVTEDNISDIITEDTDYVIDAIDTVTSKIALIVWCKQHNIRIISCMGTGNKLDPTQFKVADIYKTKVCPLAKVMRYELRKRGIENLKVLYSEEVPRKPKEEEVVTCKTGCICTGGTKKCTIRRQIPGSISFVPPVAGMIIGGEVIKDIIGIN, encoded by the coding sequence ATGGCCCAGCATTCACTGTCAAGAACTGAGTTATTGATAGGTAAAGAAGCATTAGAAAAACTAAGAAACAGCAAGGTTGTTGTGTTTGGAATAGGCGGAGTAGGAAGCTTTGCAGTGGAAGCATTGGCAAGGTCCGGCGTTGGCAAGTTGGTTCTCATAGATGACGATACCCTGTGTCTCACTAACATAAACAGGCAGATACATGCAACTATGAAGACTATAAGCAAGAGCAAGGTAGAGGTAATGAAGGAAAGAGTACTTCTGATAAATCCAAAGTGTGAAGTAACCACCTTCGAAACCTTTGTGACCGAAGACAATATCAGTGACATAATTACTGAAGATACGGATTATGTAATTGATGCCATTGATACAGTAACATCTAAGATTGCACTGATAGTATGGTGTAAGCAACACAATATCAGGATTATAAGCTGTATGGGTACAGGAAACAAGCTTGACCCTACCCAATTCAAAGTGGCAGACATATATAAGACTAAGGTATGTCCTTTAGCCAAGGTCATGAGATATGAACTCAGAAAAAGAGGAATAGAAAATTTAAAGGTTTTATACTCAGAAGAGGTTCCAAGAAAACCCAAGGAAGAAGAGGTTGTAACCTGCAAAACCGGCTGTATTTGCACCGGGGGTACAAAAAAATGTACAATCCGAAGACAAATTCCGGGAAGCATATCCTTCGTTCCGCCTGTAGCAGGAATGATAATTGGCGGAGAAGTGATTAAAGACATAATCGGGATCAATTAA
- a CDS encoding S-ribosylhomocysteine lyase, with the protein MEKITSFTINHLELLPGIYVSRKDNINDAVITTFDIRMTRPNYEPVMNTAEIHAIEHLGATFLRNHSDFGGKIVYFGPMGCRTGFYLLLGADYESREVVGLIREMFEFIAGYEGEIPGASPRDCGNYLDMNLPMAKYLAKKFLNEVLDNLSEKNLNYPK; encoded by the coding sequence ATGGAAAAAATAACTAGCTTTACTATTAACCATTTAGAGCTGTTGCCTGGGATTTATGTATCCCGTAAAGATAATATCAATGACGCTGTTATTACCACATTTGACATAAGAATGACAAGACCTAATTATGAACCAGTTATGAATACTGCTGAAATACATGCCATAGAGCACCTGGGAGCTACATTTCTGAGAAACCACAGTGACTTTGGCGGCAAAATAGTTTACTTTGGACCTATGGGATGTCGAACCGGTTTTTATCTGCTTCTGGGTGCAGACTATGAGTCCAGGGAAGTGGTGGGTTTAATAAGAGAAATGTTTGAGTTCATTGCAGGCTATGAGGGCGAAATACCAGGGGCTTCCCCAAGGGACTGTGGAAACTACTTAGACATGAACCTGCCAATGGCAAAATATCTGGCTAAGAAGTTTTTGAATGAGGTATTAGATAACCTTAGTGAAAAGAACCTTAATTATCCTAAATAG
- a CDS encoding DNRLRE domain-containing protein has product MAVLSLPAIQNTFISRLYPKRCYGKSPVLFIGKSPVHNSICRCLLKFDIKSIPSSARINSSFLKLYLYRNAAPTTKKIASLHNLLAPFNENRVNYSNQPDFQQTPSAVISISDQLNTFIYWDITELVTDWHKRKVSDYGLVLTGLESCYSLVGFLSNYSMDCLLHPALLVDYSPDANIIQYPPEVVTSSDTWSFTKSLPLGGGVGTFGIQNKCTCNSAYVKLQISPDGVNWIDDFPTYMSITEFAPGDNAVLTTSGHMAYVRAAYKSVKSGEPSKLTIYVSIKKAFY; this is encoded by the coding sequence ATGGCTGTCTTATCGTTGCCGGCAATACAAAATACTTTTATATCCAGGCTATACCCTAAAAGATGCTATGGTAAATCACCGGTTCTATTTATCGGAAAAAGCCCCGTGCACAACAGCATCTGCAGGTGCTTATTAAAATTCGACATAAAATCTATCCCAAGCTCCGCAAGGATTAACAGCTCCTTTCTAAAGTTATATTTATACAGGAACGCTGCTCCTACCACTAAAAAAATAGCATCACTGCATAACCTGCTGGCTCCTTTTAATGAAAACAGAGTAAATTACTCAAATCAACCTGATTTCCAGCAGACTCCGTCAGCAGTTATAAGCATATCTGATCAGTTGAACACATTTATATATTGGGACATAACAGAATTGGTAACTGATTGGCATAAAAGAAAAGTTTCTGACTACGGATTAGTTCTTACAGGGTTGGAATCTTGCTATTCATTGGTAGGTTTCCTTAGCAATTACTCTATGGATTGTTTACTCCATCCGGCACTGCTTGTGGATTATTCACCGGATGCCAATATCATCCAATATCCGCCGGAAGTGGTTACTAGTTCCGATACTTGGAGCTTTACCAAAAGTCTTCCTCTGGGAGGAGGAGTTGGGACCTTTGGAATACAAAATAAATGCACATGCAATAGTGCCTATGTAAAGTTACAAATCAGCCCAGACGGTGTAAACTGGATTGATGATTTTCCCACTTACATGTCAATTACTGAATTTGCTCCGGGAGATAATGCTGTATTAACCACTTCAGGACATATGGCCTATGTAAGAGCTGCCTATAAATCCGTTAAGTCTGGAGAACCTTCAAAGTTAACGATCTATGTTTCCATAAAAAAAGCCTTTTATTAA